AATATATGCTGATAtgaacagatttttattttttgtttaaaaaatgacctacttttaaaatttttgttagaaTATACATCTGGATAATTTTTTGTATATGTGCAAAAAGAAAGCCTAGACAAGAAATTAGTTTCAGAGTAATTGAGTCTGGTGGGTGGAATTAGGCATAGGAAGATAGTGGATGTGGTAGGAAAAATTTTAcactatgtgtttttaaaatattttaaatttgtatagcaTATGACTATATTAACTATTCAAATATTAAGTGAGATTATACATATTTACTGTATTTTTGATTATATTAATAGTATTGTTTTAAATTACATAGTTGTAAAGAAATgagatatttgaaaagaaatacagaaaattaagAAGATGTAAAAGTCACCTATAATCCCATACTCTAGAGACAACTACTGTTAACATTTGATACATTTCTTCCAgttatatattcaatataaacTTATATGTGcttgaaaaactaaaatacaCTGTGGTAATGCTTTATATTCTGCTTTTTCCTCCTACCTACTGATTGTTATTTATATCCTCCAATGTCCTTGAGAGCATAGTTTAACTGTTTCTCCATCATTGAATATTTAgaagttgtttttaatttttcaatattataaataacTCTGAGATGAATTACATGGTACATGAAGTTTAATGCCCAGCTATGATTATCTCCTTGAGATAAATTTCCAAGAGAGAAATAATTATATTAGAAACTGTGTCCATTTGACAGGTTCCTGTTAGATATCTATATGTTGAAACTTTTGTGATAGGATAACACAATTTTTCCCCGCCAAGGAACATTTGAATGATAAACATGTCATCAAAGCTGTAGAACGGCAGCagcaagaggaagaagatgaaaagattAGAAAATTTATCAAAGCAAAAAAGCGTCTTACACaaatggggaaagagaaagaagctgaAACACACAGGTCAGtgtctataaaataatttttgtgctTAATAAAGTActatctgaaattattttattttaaatcagaagTTGTGATATGAGAGTGCAGTCTTTAGGAATAAAGatcttattattttatgtatatcaGGGCATTTAGTCACTTGGTGATTTCAGCTTGGAGCATGTGAATTGGGGTTCCGTTGGAATATTGATGTCATCTATGTGATAGATGACTGGAAATACTGAAAATCTCTGATTTAAGAGATGGGTATGAGAGCTGTCTAAAAGCCAGAGATGGCTTTATGAGCCATTGATAGACAAGTGGCAGCTGGAACTGTGGGTACAGGTGAGCTCACCTAGGGGGAGCAGATAAGAAATGAAGGTGACATAGTCCCTATGGAAATCCATAGTTAAAGGTCAAATGGAGAACAAAGATAATATGAAGACCAAGGAATAGTTTCCAGAGAATggaggaaaagcaaagaaactgCAAAGGGTGGTGCGGGTTGGGGTGGTGAGAATTTAGTAAGGAGAGAGCAGTCATTAGTGTTAGATGACCAGAGGGagagagttttaaaataaagcagtCCTCAGATGTAGAGGTCGTTGCTTACCTTAGTGAGCAATTTGGGATGAAATGAATGAAGATACAGTACATCGTGTTTCTGTCTATATTATGCTTTTCACTTGTGCAAAACCCTCTGGTGACTTCACACCACACTTAGAGTGTTGATTATCGCCCATAAGGCTCTGTACCCATCCTAATTCCCAGTGACCCTAACTCCCTCTCTCAAACCTCATCTCTTactgttctctttctttccctcttgatCACTTACACTGAACTTCTCCTGTACCCTATTTGGGAAATTCTCACCTCCCTTGACTCTTTCAGATCATTACTCAAATACTGCCTTCTCATTCAGGACATCCCtgtgttatttaaaattataacccCACACCCCACATTGCTTATCACTttaactgctttatttttttcattggtgATACAgtactattttaattatttagtttGCTGTGTCTCTACCCCAGCTATTGTGAAAGCTCCACAAAGGCagagatttttaatgtttttgtttactTCTATGTCCCAATAACTTCAATAGTCCCTGGCACAAAGTAGATAATCaataaaagtgtttaaaatattgtttttgaaAGCCTAGATGAAATGTGACTTTTCCCATGAagtcttccttttttcatttgccCATATCACGTTCTAGGTTTATTGTGGCATTTATCACCTTTTGCCTGCATAGTTATTTACAtagttgccttttctccactttATTGTTTATTAATTAATTCCTGGCTGTTCCGGGTCTTtggtgctgtgtgggcttttgcCTCGTAGGAGTGAGCAGAGGCTGCTCCCTAGGCATAGTGGGTGggctcactgcagtggcttctcttgttgtggagcggaGGCTCCCGGGCATGTGGACCTCAGGAGTTGTGgactgggcttagttgctccatggcatgtgggattttcccagacaagggatcaaacctgtgtctcctgcattggcaggcagattctttaccactgagacagcagggaagcccttttcccaCTTGAGATGGTCACTTCCTTGGGGCAAGCATTGTgtcctttctcttcatttctccagTGTGGCTTCACAGATTCACTCAGTGATCAGTGAATATGTCACAGCTACAGTTGAAAGTTTTTGCCCAATTTCCTAAACCAAAATGCCCCCATTCCTTTAACAGATAGGTAGTTATTGTTGATGaggtgccaggcactatgctcgGCCCTGAACTAGAGAGAGGACTTACCCTGTACAAAAGGAAAGTTATTTATCTTCATTTAAAGTATGTTGGCTCCATAATAAAACCATTCTTGAAGACTTGACTAGTAAATGGTTATTTTGTTATAGGCTAATGGAGGAACggagagaaagaataaataacttCCTGAGTAAACTAATGAAAGAGAAATTTGACAATGAAGATTTGATTATTGCTAGAGATATTGCAGAAGCTGAGGCTGagtgggaaaaaagagaaagagaaaagtatgaaaaaaacaaagcagaattaAAAGCAATCGCAGAACATAGAGCTCTTGTGGTAAGCAATTCACTGATCACaagtaaaaatcaaacaaaattgaGCCCTTTGCTGTAGTTTCTAACttactctctctgcttctctgacaAAAAACTAAGAGATTTGAAAAACAATGTATAAAATTatcttccaatattctggaaatCAGACCATGTTTACTCTCTACAGAAGATGACATGGTAATTACAAATAAGATCTTTATAGATGCAAAGTAATAGTCTCTTCTGTTTCAGAACCATCTGAAATGTAAAAAAGTTATTACCTTTCATTTGAATGTTTTTAAGATAAACCAAGTAAAAATTACCCCATTGTGTTTCTGTATATCTTGATACTTCAGAATTTATCCCTTACATGACTGACTTTCATAAGATTTAAATTAGATAGTTTTTAAGCATTGTAGCAATTATATAATGCTATATATGTTTCCCTATTTTTGAGATGGTCTTGCTTTTCTgttcctatatatttttaaaccagtATCATTCTActtatgttttcattgtttcttgatGTTACTAGAACAAAAAGTAAACTGGCCATGTGGGAGTCACCCCAATTTTTGGCCCTTTCATTGTGCCAGGCTGACTTTCACTTGGAACTTTCTAACTTCAAAGCTGTTGGTTGCtaaaaatggttttaattttttcttttgcctgcTATCATCTAGATGAAGaataaagaggaagaggaaagacaaaggaaaatagaGGCTACAGAACAATTGCTAGCTATCCTAAAAGCAGACCAAATTTTttgggagcatgaaaaggagaaaaagcggAAAGCTGATCAAGAACGTCGAGAAGTTCAAGATGCCCATATTCAGCAAATGGTAATTATTCCTAAATGTTtatacttataaataaatatgtaatatagaTTTCATGAGTTTTGTTTCCCAAAACAGTTTTATCAAGTAAGATTAGACAGTTGCTATGGTTATGATACAATAAAATGTACTACAAATGTGAAGAGTTACTTTTTATCAATATTGAGGTTTCTGTACTAGGTTTATGTCTTTTGtacagatatttttctttctttagtttcaaTTGTGTTTTagtaaatgtgaaagaaaatacaaatgcatATGGCAGGCCATGAtgctttttactttttccccTCTTTATAACTATTATCCAGAGAATATGTTGATTGGGATCTCATAGGTTTCATATTTGAGGTGAGTGGGGGTCCCAGAGATTTTAGAACATGTATGCAGGACTGGGCATGTAATCATGTTTCtgaaaactgttttccagaataGCTCTACCATTTTCCATTCCTTCCAGCAATGTATGCAAAGAcaagttgctccacatccttgctaacacttgttattgccatcttttaatttttaacaattcTAGTATAGTGTTATCTCATGGTGTTGTTTTGCATTTCCTAACAACTaaagatattgaacatcttttcatgttctttttagTTGTTTTGTGCCTTATTTTGTGTTTACTTAAATCTTTTGCCAGTTATTTAGTTGGGTTGTTAATGTGGTGAAGTATACTGTACTATTTTTAATCATACAGTCCAAGGGCATTAAGCACATTTATACTGAGGTGCAGTTGTCAACACTGTCCATCACCctaactttttcatcatcctacTCTGAAGCTCTGTACACTTTAAAGAGTAACTGTCTGTTCTACCTTCCTCCCAGTTCCTAGTAACCACTGTTCAACTttttgtctctgtgaatttgctaTTCTAAGCACCTCACattagtggaatcatacagtatttgtccttttttttaatttcactgaacATAGTATCTTCAAGTTTCATTCATATTGCAGCATGTGTCAGTTTCATTCCTTCTTaatgatgaataatattccactgtacatatATACCAGATTTTGTTTATCCACACATCCATCAATGGATGTTTGGGTGGTtcccatattttggctattgcaaataatgattctgtgcacactgctatattgaTAGATACCTGTTTGAGTTCCTGTTTTCCGTTCTTTAGCTTATATACCcacaagtggaattgctagatcatgtaGTAATTCTATGTAGTTGTTTTTCAGAAGCACGATACTGTTTTCTACAGCAGCTGCAGCATTTAATGGAGCCACCAGCAATGTTCAAGAGTTCTACTTTCTCCAAATTCTCAACacttgttttctgtatttgttgTTGCTTATCATAATAGATTTGAAGTGATATCATGGTTTTCACAtgcatttccctcatgattagtgatattgagcatcttttcatatacttattggcCATTTCCATTCAGTCTCAAGATTTCCTTTAGCATGTTTTACAGCACAGGTACACTAGtaataaattaatgtttttctGGAGGTCTTTATCTTGCCTTCATTTTATTGGATATGAAATTAATTGgatgtcattatttttttcagtcttttgacTGTTCCAGTGCCTTCTGGCCTTCACCATTGATGACTGGAAATCTGTTAATAATATTGTTTGTCCCCTGTATGTGTCAATTTTCTCTTGCTGATTACAAGCTTTTTTATTGTGGCTTCCTGCAGATTGACTGtgatgtttttcttgagtttttcCTATTTGAGATTTGTGGTGGGTCTTGGATGTGCTAGTTAATATCACCAAATgtggggaggttttttttttttttttttactatttcaagtatttttcctgcctctttatcctttttttttttcttcagggacCCAGTTTGCACATGCATAGAGACATCTGATATTGTACCAGAAATCTCTGACATTCTGTTCATTTTagtcaatatttttctctttttcttcagatGGGATAGTTTCTATTGACCTACCTTCAAATTCACTGATTCTGATGCTGAGCTCacctagtgaatttttcatttcagttattgaactttcaactctgtttttttttttttttatgtatagttTCTAATTCTGATTCCCAATTCACTTGTTCTGagcatatttcttttaatttactgGGTATTTTCATAACTGCTTTGAAATCTAATTGCCAAAGTCAATAAGTAGTCTCATTAAGTTGTAACTTTTGTAACTATTAGTTATAATTGTTTCTGTTGAACTttctttcctgaaaatatttttctactacTTTGCAGTCATTTTTGGTTGAAAATCCAACACTTTATATAGAAAATGTTGCAGATTGTTTTGTTCTGAGGCTTGTTGCTTTTTTAGTAGACAGTTCCTTTCCCTGGATGCAAGCTATGAAATCTGCCTTCACCACAGTACCTCTGATGTCTTTGCTCACTTTTATGTTTTAAACCCTGGATCCCTAGGGTTCTTTCCTCACTGTACTGGTTTTGTTTGACAGTCATCCAGTAATATGGGTAGTTTATGTTCAGACACCATTAGCCAGTAATGCTTTTACTCCTGTGCCTCCTGTGTGGATGTATTTTTATCAGTCAGGGATGTGTGTAGATTTATCATTACAGCTTTTCTCTCATTCCAGAATCTCCTCAAATTTCTAGCTGTTTTGTCACTTGACCCAAATAGAATCTGCCATCATTGTCCAGTAATCTGCATGTTTTCGCCACCTGAGCTGAAGTGATAGCAATGCCCTCCGGACAAGAATGTTATGAACTTGTACTTCTTACCTTGATTTAGCAGTTTTTCATGAAAAAACACTTCGCAAGCAGTTGCCTGTACATAGTCATTTACCAGTGCTCTGAAATGGTTGACTTTAAGAATCAACTTTTCTGCAGTTTTGCCCAACCTCGTGTGGCCATTATCAGAAGTAGGATCTGCCAtcttattttgaagcaaataccAAATATCATTATAATTTTATCAATGTATATTTCACTATCTATCTATAAAACCCAGGGACTCTTTATAAATTAACATAATCACAATTCTGTTATCACATCTAAGACATTCGAAAAATATGTAACATTTAACATTTAGTGTTGTTTCAATTTCCCCCCGATTGTctcatgaattattttttaaagttttttgaggATGAAACAGGGTCCATACATTCTATCTGGTTGATTGTTATATCTTTCAAGTTTCTTGTAACCTGTAACTCTTCCTTCATCCCCATCCTTCTTGTTCTTTCTCCTTGTCTTCATTATCTTGCCATTTGTTTGTTGAAGGAACTGGGTTTCTTGTCTTTTAGAGTTACTATAGTCTGGATTTTGTGGGTATCCATGCAGGGTAGTATAGTTCcttacatttcatgcaaaattcaAGAGTAAGTCAGATTCAGGCTCAATTTTTTGCTGAAAATCCCTCATAACTGGTGTATTTCCACTAGGAGGCATGTGATGACTATTGTCTCACTTTCTGTGACACAAGCAAACTTTGGTGATTGTTACCTAGATTTAATTCATAGgtggaaaaatgtattttctccttccttctcattGATTGCTTAAGTGTTCAAATAAATTTTCATGATCAGCAACTGGTTTCccttaaatacaattttaaaagacaggataaatatttgattttcacttttttgagTTTCCAATTAGCTAACATCTCCTAAGGTATTTGTTACTTTACCCACCATGTgatcatttttaggattttaaactgATCAATATTTTACAAATCTGTATTTGATGTATATAAAGTTTGAGGTACCAGTCATATGATCCATTTTGGTTATCCTTTCCTTCCACTCTCCTTTCTGTACTTAAAAAACGTTTATCCCTGTTCCCTCAATGTTTCTACAAAACTGCTACCAAATCAGTTTATCCCAATTGCTCCTTGTCAAGATCCCAAATTTCAGCATCTTACCATTGATGAGACAGTTTTTagccttttctatttttcctaatgttatttaatgtcattttctatttttttaaactcctgGTGTCTGTTCCTATTCAACAAATAGCATAAAAGTCCTAGTGTTGAAATATAGCATTCTAATAAAAATTTGGTATTTTGTATTGAATTCAAAATAGTTGTTCTATTTCATCACAAATTTCAGTTTATGATTTTAAGCTACTATTTTATGCTGCAGTGTTTGGttattgattttgaaaaatttatttgcATGAGTATATAATACATTCACAAGTGAATTTTTTATAAACTCATTTCTTAAAATGCACCAGatacaatgaaaagctgtcaaccaaaacacagaaatctttaaaaagcCATTAGTCATTTCATATGATATAAACAGAACGTGTttgtaaattataaaaagaaaaaaaatgaaatgttagtaAACTAGTTGATAGATTGCTTATTCTACCTAGCTCCTTCCTGATCAACCTACACTAATAAATGTCACTTGTTCCAACTTCATATTCTTAGGAAACAGAGAATGTAACTAGTTTAACTTAATTCAGATATTCATTGAAGACTTAATCTTATGTGGCTGGGTCACATCGTATATGTGGCTGGTTTGGGATAGCAGGTTTGAATGCATCCTTTCAAAATAGTGGATGGACTGGGACAGTGATTGGTATGTCTTCTATACTTGTCAAAGAACACACCTTATAACTGGTAGAAACAGGATTTTAAACTTGGTTATTTTAATCTTAATTTCATGCTATATTGTTTGAAGATGTACAATCACATATTAAGGTAAGCTTTACTGAGCCACTGCTTTGAACATATTGTGAGAAGCATGGGggaatttctgaaataaattatatagttAAGTCAGGACTTGTCAAATGTTAATGAATTTAAAAGCTctacctaaaaagaaaaaaaaaaaaaagctctatcTACAACTTCATATGCTATGTGTGTTTAGAAAATTGGTCAATTTTCTAAACGTATcaatatgtaattatattttctttccccAAACAGGCCAAACATAAGTTTAATGCACTGCAAGAAAAACAAGCAGAATCAGAGTACTGCAGACTTACTGAAGCTCTGGTGGCTGAAAAGGAGAAGGAATTTCAGGATTATGCCAGAGAAGTAATTGAATCTGAGTCTGAATCgacaaacaaatatatttatccTCTTGTAAAAGCTGTGCAGGAAGGACCCGGAGGTGGCCGTGGACCAGTTCTCGTGGACAGAGGTGGATTAAGACCCAGCTATCAGGCAAAGGATACCACTGGAGTCCAGCTCCCTTTTTATAACTCTCAGGGATCgaaatataataattttcaaaagtctAAGAGAAGGCTAGGTTTTACatggtagaaaaaaattttatttttaagattaagaaGACTAATTTGTAGCTAATCTGAGCTACACATTCAAGTGAATTATATGCTTATAATTTGTAATAAAGCTGCTTTTCTTCGAAGTACATTTATGTCTGACCTAATTGATTCTTCCCCACTCAAGATTAAGTCAgattctcttttttattctgaTAAGAGATATACACAACAAAATGTGTAATTTTAACTATTTAAGAatattcagtggcattaagtatattcataatattgtacaacCATTACCATTTATCTAGTTCCAGAAGTTTTTCATTGTTCCAAATGGAAACCCTGTTATCTGTACCTATTAGTGCACAACTGTTCTAAGCCACTAATTTGATAAAACATAGCTAAAACTTGTGGCAAAGATGTAAATTTGAACTAAAACATTTTGGGTTATTGAGAGGTCTTGGGGGTGAGGGAGgtgtaaaaattatgaatcagcactacttaaaaataaaaagaaatacagtattatattaggAAATATGTTTAGGAAAGAAACCTAGAAAGCAATGAAACTAGAAAACACAAATTGAAACTAAAAGTATTTTAATACATAAATCTGTACAGCCCATATGACACACTCACATTTTACATATTCTCCTGgcttaataaaacatttaaaaacactcCAGAATTTGAGAATTCAATAATATTCACCTACTAACACATATAAATCACTGAATGgtcaaaatgtttttatttaagcaTATATATGTTCAGTGACTCAAGTTAACTAGGTTCATTTTCCCTAAAGATgtctaatttaaattaaaaaaaaaaaactagacagtatgttttataaaatttagtTAACGTTTATATGGCTTTATAATGCTAAGTGTTATATTAAAACTAGCAGGCACAGGATATAATACAATGTTCCCACTGC
This DNA window, taken from Cervus elaphus chromosome 33, mCerEla1.1, whole genome shotgun sequence, encodes the following:
- the CFAP210 gene encoding coiled-coil domain-containing protein 173 isoform X1; the protein is MLVRFGRRSGQAKESMEMKNCEEDQVLYPPLLPSKVDLRQVTIIPHNEWERIRDSLDSLTREAACLRAERKAKKEMHLRSQEVVKHWTNTYAGMKEQKLEAKKKRDEEIEAERQILDIEEAIYKQGERKKAIELAKQYQFYQTERVKNFHSGLLLSRVMKERDAQIEFQKSKIKSDKKWEEQVKLNVEKAFKEEREKAEKQRRDRVALAKDHLKQIKEHEEEEERRRKEEEKDAEEIKRQNSLYEIEMKKKQGKKKEEINESRRLFFEHLNDKHVIKAVERQQQEEEDEKIRKFIKAKKRLTQMGKEKEAETHRLMEERRERINNFLSKLMKEKFDNEDLIIARDIAEAEAEWEKREREKYEKNKAELKAIAEHRALVMKNKEEEERQRKIEATEQLLAILKADQIFWEHEKEKKRKADQERREVQDAHIQQMAKHKFNALQEKQAESEYCRLTEALVAEKEKEFQDYAREVIESESESTNKYIYPLVKAVQEGPGGGRGPVLVDRGGLRPSYQAKDTTGVQLPFYNSQGSKYNNFQKSKRRLGFTW
- the CFAP210 gene encoding coiled-coil domain-containing protein 173 isoform X2; the encoded protein is MKEQKLEAKKKRDEEIEAERQILDIEEAIYKQGERKKAIELAKQYQFYQTERVKNFHSGLLLSRVMKERDAQIEFQKSKIKSDKKWEEQVKLNVEKAFKEEREKAEKQRRDRVALAKDHLKQIKEHEEEEERRRKEEEKDAEEIKRQNSLYEIEMKKKQGKKKEEINESRRLFFEHLNDKHVIKAVERQQQEEEDEKIRKFIKAKKRLTQMGKEKEAETHRLMEERRERINNFLSKLMKEKFDNEDLIIARDIAEAEAEWEKREREKYEKNKAELKAIAEHRALVMKNKEEEERQRKIEATEQLLAILKADQIFWEHEKEKKRKADQERREVQDAHIQQMAKHKFNALQEKQAESEYCRLTEALVAEKEKEFQDYAREVIESESESTNKYIYPLVKAVQEGPGGGRGPVLVDRGGLRPSYQAKDTTGVQLPFYNSQGSKYNNFQKSKRRLGFTW